From a region of the Bacteroidales bacterium genome:
- a CDS encoding alpha-L-fucosidase: MKNNHLLIIALALCIVSCKSGNKTNINIDSVASPGGTEIFQPNWENLAENYHFPEWFIDGKFGIFIHWGVYAVPAFGNEWYPRNMYMKDSREYKHHIETYGEHTKFGYKDFIPMFKAEKFDAGEWAKLFKAAGARYVVPVAEHHDGFAMYESDLNPWNSVKMGPKKDIVGLLKQSLEKEGIVFGVSTHRAENGWFYNGGMKFPSDVQDTTISLYGKRLPGEKFYDVAWARNWLTHTYELINKYEPELVWFDWTVNDPVLMPYFNKFLAYYYNSAIDWGKQVVVNTKQGYPTSIHVWDVERGKSGKMMKFPWQTDTSVGKKSWCYIEGEENKTPEQIVHDLIDIVSKNGNLLLNIGPKADGTITEEQKNVLLAIGNWLKVNGDAIYGTRCWKKFGEGDTEGTVGTFTDNTATRYTARDIRFTTKGNDFYAIVLNWDDAGVVIKSLDKNAVADARILNVSLLGSDEQIDYEQTDNGLKLSFPETKPCEFAYAFKISFDKKVGGHLESEAVDEVMKHGH; the protein is encoded by the coding sequence ATGAAAAATAACCATTTACTTATAATCGCACTTGCACTATGCATCGTTTCCTGCAAAAGCGGAAATAAAACAAACATCAATATTGATTCCGTAGCATCACCTGGAGGAACGGAAATATTTCAACCCAACTGGGAAAACCTTGCTGAAAATTATCATTTTCCCGAATGGTTCATCGATGGGAAATTCGGTATCTTTATTCATTGGGGTGTATATGCCGTTCCTGCCTTCGGCAATGAATGGTATCCGAGGAATATGTACATGAAGGATTCGAGGGAATATAAACACCATATCGAAACCTATGGGGAACATACTAAATTCGGATATAAAGATTTTATTCCCATGTTCAAAGCGGAAAAATTCGATGCCGGTGAATGGGCTAAATTGTTCAAGGCAGCAGGAGCACGTTATGTGGTCCCCGTGGCCGAGCATCACGACGGTTTTGCCATGTATGAAAGCGACCTGAATCCATGGAATTCCGTTAAAATGGGCCCCAAAAAAGATATAGTAGGCCTTTTGAAACAATCATTGGAAAAAGAAGGTATTGTATTCGGTGTCTCCACGCATCGGGCAGAAAACGGTTGGTTTTATAACGGGGGAATGAAATTTCCTTCTGATGTACAGGATACCACAATCAGCCTGTATGGAAAAAGACTACCCGGAGAAAAATTTTATGATGTTGCCTGGGCCCGAAATTGGCTGACTCATACTTATGAACTGATCAACAAATACGAACCCGAACTGGTGTGGTTTGACTGGACAGTCAATGATCCCGTATTAATGCCCTATTTTAACAAATTCCTGGCTTATTATTATAATAGTGCAATAGATTGGGGAAAGCAGGTAGTGGTCAATACCAAACAAGGATATCCGACCAGTATACATGTCTGGGATGTAGAACGGGGAAAATCAGGAAAAATGATGAAATTTCCCTGGCAAACAGACACCTCTGTGGGCAAAAAATCCTGGTGCTATATTGAAGGGGAAGAAAACAAAACCCCTGAACAAATTGTACATGACCTGATTGATATTGTCAGCAAAAATGGGAATCTATTATTAAATATCGGGCCGAAAGCAGATGGAACCATTACGGAGGAACAAAAAAATGTCCTGCTGGCCATTGGTAATTGGTTAAAAGTAAACGGTGATGCTATTTATGGCACACGTTGCTGGAAAAAGTTCGGTGAAGGCGATACAGAAGGAACTGTAGGAACATTTACCGACAATACCGCAACCCGGTATACCGCCCGTGATATCAGGTTTACCACTAAGGGTAATGATTTTTATGCTATTGTATTGAATTGGGATGACGCTGGTGTAGTAATCAAATCGTTAGATAAGAACGCCGTAGCCGATGCACGGATTTTAAACGTAAGCTTGTTGGGGTCGGATGAGCAGATCGATTACGAACAAACCGACAATGGATTGAAATTATCTTTTCCGGAAACGAAACCCTGTGAGTTTGCATACGCTTTCAAAATCAGTTTTGACAAAAAAGTAGGTGGGCATTTGGAATCGGAAGCCGTGGATGAGGTAATGAAACACGGTCACTGA